Part of the Acidimicrobiales bacterium genome, TCGACCACCATCCGGTTGCTGCTCGACCTCATCCGGCCGACGAGCGGTGCTGTTCGACTCTTCGGACTCGACAGCCGCGCGGACGCGGCGGCCATCCATCGTCGGATCGGGCTGGTGCCGTCCGAGGTCTCGATGCCGCGCGACCTCACGGCTGAGCGCTACCTCGCCTTTCGCGACGATCTGCGCGGTATCGACACCGGAGCCGCCCGGCGGCGGCTGGCCGACCGTCTGGGGGCGACGCTGGAGCGTCGGCTCGGCGAGATGTCGACGGGCAACCGCCAGAAGGTCGCGTTGATCCAGGCGCTCGCCCACGATCCGGAACTCATCATTCTCGACGAGCCGAGCCGGGGACTCGATCCCCTGGTGCAACACACGCTGCACGACCTGCTCCGGGACCGGGTCGATGCCGGGGCGACCGTGTTCCTGTCGTCACACAGCATCGCGGAGGTCGACCGGACCGCCGACCGCATCGGGATCATCCGCGACGGTCACCTGATCGCCGTCGAGCAACTGGCCGACGTCAAGGCCCGCACCGCTCGCACGATCGAGCTCGATTTCGCCGTCCCGATCGATCCGGGAGTCTTCGCCGCGCTGCCGGGCGTCGACGGTGTCGTCGCGTCGGACGCTCGCATCTCGGCTCGGGTTCGGGGTTCGGCCGACGAGTTCCTGCGCACGGCGCTGGCCACCGGCGAGGTGCTGTCGGTGCGCAGTGCCGAGGCCGATCTCGAGGACGTCTTCTTGCAGTACTACAAGGCCGTGGACGAGTCGTGAGGGCATCGTTCGTCATCGCTCGCCGGTTCCTGACGGAGCGTCGCCTGCTGGTCGGCGGGGTGTCGGTCGGGGCCGCGCTGACGTTGTCGCTCCAGATGGCCATGTACCCGAGCATTCGCGACAGCCTGGGGAGCATGACCGAGGGTCTTCCCGACGCCTTCGTCCAGCTCATCGGGAGCAGCGAGTTCGCGTCGCCCGAGGGATTCCTCCAAGCCGAGGCCTACGGGACGATGGGGCCGATCCTGGTGATCCTCGTCGCCATCTCGATGGTGTCGTCGAGCCTGCCCGGTGCGGAGGCATCGGGGCGGATGACCATGCTCGCCACCTC contains:
- a CDS encoding ABC transporter ATP-binding protein → MIEAVGLTKRFGSLTAVESLDLRVEPGEVFGFLGPNGAGKSTTIRLLLDLIRPTSGAVRLFGLDSRADAAAIHRRIGLVPSEVSMPRDLTAERYLAFRDDLRGIDTGAARRRLADRLGATLERRLGEMSTGNRQKVALIQALAHDPELIILDEPSRGLDPLVQHTLHDLLRDRVDAGATVFLSSHSIAEVDRTADRIGIIRDGHLIAVEQLADVKARTARTIELDFAVPIDPGVFAALPGVDGVVASDARISARVRGSADEFLRTALATGEVLSVRSAEADLEDVFLQYYKAVDES